A genomic window from Algoriphagus sp. Y33 includes:
- a CDS encoding Gfo/Idh/MocA family protein, translating to MTPIKNLNRREFLGSAATVAASISIVPSNVIAGLGKIPPSDQITVANIGCGTQGLREMGELLQNPKVRVIAVCDVNKYSENYIDWSPYGIRDDIRKTLGDDTWWNKVKGIPGGRDAGQAYVEKYYSKNSSAGTYSGCASYEDFRELFAQEKGIDAVKVMTPDHTHASIAIAAMNNGIHVVTHKPISNRLLEGRKVIEKAKSSKVITHLLAWSDRPEYRLIKAWMDAGLIGELKEIHNWSYRPVWQQWTQRPSGFETIPAGFNWNLWLGPVPEMDYHKNYTHNVFRGWFDFGGGSVADMGHYSLFPLFETLGISNSPLSAKAYGTTTREEINGVYHWIDNDVAFPASCMIKWKFPKQADLPAFDLLWYDGGMKPFAPEELEADNKDTPEEGLLIVGTKGKILGGFRGENPALLPESKMAGRPVSERIDSGSVERSTSAWVEAIQSGAQTPGSFIRAQTITDTINLGAVALRAGEKVDFDASALEITNDKDANKFLTREYRKGWEI from the coding sequence ATGACTCCCATAAAGAATTTGAATCGAAGAGAATTCCTTGGCTCCGCAGCCACTGTAGCGGCATCTATTTCTATTGTCCCATCCAATGTGATCGCCGGGCTTGGGAAAATTCCTCCTTCCGATCAAATCACCGTTGCAAATATTGGTTGTGGCACTCAAGGCCTACGGGAAATGGGAGAGCTATTACAAAACCCAAAAGTTCGCGTAATTGCCGTTTGCGATGTGAATAAATACTCGGAAAATTACATTGACTGGTCACCTTATGGCATACGGGATGATATCCGAAAAACACTTGGTGATGATACATGGTGGAATAAAGTCAAAGGAATTCCCGGAGGAAGAGATGCGGGCCAAGCCTATGTAGAAAAATACTACTCAAAAAATAGCTCCGCAGGAACTTACAGTGGCTGCGCATCCTATGAGGATTTTCGGGAACTTTTTGCTCAAGAAAAAGGAATCGACGCAGTCAAAGTGATGACCCCGGACCATACGCATGCTTCTATCGCTATAGCTGCAATGAATAACGGAATACATGTAGTGACTCACAAGCCTATTTCCAACAGACTTCTAGAAGGGAGAAAAGTGATAGAAAAAGCTAAATCAAGTAAAGTGATCACACACTTGCTTGCTTGGTCAGACCGTCCCGAATATCGCCTAATAAAAGCTTGGATGGATGCTGGCCTAATTGGAGAATTGAAAGAAATACACAATTGGTCCTATAGACCTGTTTGGCAACAGTGGACTCAGCGCCCTTCGGGGTTCGAAACCATTCCCGCAGGTTTTAATTGGAATCTTTGGCTGGGGCCTGTTCCCGAAATGGATTACCACAAAAACTACACGCACAATGTATTCCGGGGATGGTTTGATTTCGGCGGAGGTTCGGTGGCTGATATGGGACATTACAGCCTCTTCCCCCTATTTGAAACCCTGGGCATCAGTAATTCTCCCCTAAGCGCCAAGGCATACGGAACTACTACACGCGAGGAAATAAACGGTGTCTATCACTGGATAGACAATGATGTGGCTTTTCCTGCAAGCTGTATGATCAAATGGAAATTTCCCAAACAAGCAGATCTACCTGCTTTTGACCTGCTCTGGTATGATGGAGGGATGAAGCCATTTGCTCCAGAGGAACTGGAAGCAGATAACAAAGACACACCTGAGGAAGGATTGCTGATTGTGGGAACCAAAGGCAAAATATTAGGCGGATTCAGAGGAGAAAATCCTGCTCTACTTCCGGAAAGCAAAATGGCCGGTCGTCCGGTATCCGAACGAATTGATTCTGGAAGTGTGGAGAGAAGCACTTCAGCATGGGTGGAAGCAATCCAATCTGGAGCACAAACCCCAGGAAGCTTCATCCGTGCCCAGACCATCACAGACACCATCAACCTTGGTGCT
- a CDS encoding IlvD/Edd family dehydratase, with protein sequence MSKKKLRSQDWYGRTGKDGFIYRSWMKNQGFPHHLFEGDKPVIGICNTWSELTPCNAHFRDLAEALKRGIWEAGGFPLEFPVMSLGECSVKPTAMLFRNLASMDVEESIRANPMDGVVLMCGCDKTTPSLVMGAASVDLPAIVLSGGPMLVGRYKGKKIGTSDVWRFAEDFKLGKMSQEEFIEAEAAMSRSVGHCAPMGTASTMAGMVESLGLSLPDNATIPAADSRRKVLAHMTGMRIVEMVNEDLKMSKILTRKAFENSIMVNAALGGSTNFILHLTAIAKRIGVDIDLTDFDKFSSIIPLIANVQPSGEHWVEDLFYAGGLPAVMKEIERHLHRDSITANGKSIGENIEKAECYDRNLIGTFENPIKPDSGIAVLKGNLCPNGAVIKPSAATPSLLTHMGRAVVFENIDDYKARIDSPDLDIDETCVMVMKNVGPKGYPGMPEVGNMGLPEKLLKKGIKDMVRISDGRMSGTGYGTVILHVSPESAIGGPLAFVQNGDMIELNVPARTLNLMITDEEFEKRRAIFKPLNLPYERGYVNLFLDKVNQAHDGVDFDFLQGGSGSEVKRDSH encoded by the coding sequence ATGTCAAAGAAAAAACTCCGTAGCCAAGACTGGTACGGACGCACCGGAAAAGACGGATTTATATATCGCTCCTGGATGAAGAACCAGGGATTTCCCCATCACTTATTTGAAGGAGACAAGCCTGTAATCGGAATTTGCAACACCTGGTCTGAGCTTACTCCCTGTAATGCACATTTCAGAGATCTGGCAGAAGCACTAAAGCGTGGAATCTGGGAAGCTGGCGGCTTTCCCTTAGAATTCCCTGTGATGTCTTTGGGAGAATGCTCCGTAAAGCCTACTGCGATGCTTTTCCGCAATCTCGCCAGTATGGATGTGGAGGAAAGCATCCGTGCCAATCCTATGGACGGTGTAGTCCTAATGTGTGGCTGTGACAAAACCACCCCCTCACTTGTCATGGGAGCGGCTTCTGTGGATTTGCCCGCTATCGTTCTTTCGGGCGGGCCAATGTTGGTAGGGAGGTATAAAGGCAAGAAAATAGGAACTTCAGATGTATGGAGATTTGCAGAGGATTTCAAACTAGGCAAAATGTCCCAAGAAGAGTTTATAGAAGCTGAAGCAGCAATGTCACGCTCTGTAGGTCATTGCGCTCCTATGGGAACAGCATCCACTATGGCCGGCATGGTTGAGTCACTTGGCCTTTCTCTTCCTGACAATGCTACGATCCCGGCTGCAGATTCCCGAAGAAAAGTATTGGCTCACATGACTGGAATGCGCATCGTAGAGATGGTGAATGAGGATCTGAAAATGAGCAAAATCCTGACCCGTAAGGCATTCGAAAACTCAATCATGGTGAATGCCGCTTTGGGAGGATCCACCAATTTCATTTTACACCTTACAGCCATTGCCAAACGAATCGGAGTAGACATTGATTTGACTGATTTTGATAAATTTTCTTCCATTATCCCGCTGATTGCAAACGTGCAACCTTCGGGAGAGCATTGGGTGGAGGACTTATTTTATGCAGGAGGACTCCCTGCGGTAATGAAAGAAATAGAGCGACACCTACACCGTGATTCTATCACTGCAAATGGCAAATCAATAGGTGAAAATATTGAAAAAGCCGAATGCTATGACAGAAATCTAATTGGCACATTTGAAAACCCAATCAAGCCCGATTCGGGAATTGCAGTGTTGAAAGGTAATCTATGTCCAAATGGAGCGGTGATCAAACCATCTGCAGCGACACCTAGTTTATTGACCCACATGGGACGGGCAGTAGTATTTGAAAATATTGATGATTATAAAGCCCGAATTGATTCTCCGGATTTGGACATAGATGAAACCTGTGTGATGGTAATGAAGAACGTCGGACCAAAAGGCTATCCCGGAATGCCGGAAGTGGGTAATATGGGATTACCGGAAAAGCTACTCAAAAAAGGCATAAAAGACATGGTGCGTATTTCTGACGGTAGAATGAGCGGTACAGGATACGGTACTGTTATTCTGCACGTGTCTCCCGAATCAGCCATTGGAGGTCCTTTGGCATTTGTCCAAAATGGTGATATGATCGAGCTAAATGTACCCGCTAGAACTCTAAATCTAATGATCACTGATGAGGAATTTGAGAAACGAAGAGCAATATTCAAGCCATTGAATCTACCCTACGAGCGAGGGTATGTCAACCTTTTCCTAGACAAAGTAAATCAAGCCCACGACGGAGTGGATTTTGATTTCCTTCAGGGAGGCTCTGGATCCGAAGTAAAACGAGATTCTCATTAA
- a CDS encoding SDR family NAD(P)-dependent oxidoreductase, which yields MKTQKVAIITGAGQGIGLAIAEKLAAQSINLILNDLEEGLITEACKRISHVHGVSAHAIPGDAALEDVINALIAAALRNFGSLDIVVANSGITLFGAFLEYSREDFMQVTQINQAGTFFLAQAAARVMKDQPNGGALLFTSSVTAHQSHENLAAYAMSKAAIEMLAKNLVLELTPFKIRVNTIAPGATVTARTTLDPDYESTWSKLTPLGRPAAVQDIANAAAFLVSDEAEHITGQTLIIDGGWTCVSPSPYT from the coding sequence ATGAAAACCCAAAAAGTCGCCATTATCACAGGAGCCGGGCAGGGAATTGGATTGGCTATTGCCGAGAAACTCGCTGCACAAAGCATTAATTTAATATTAAATGATCTGGAAGAGGGCTTGATCACCGAAGCATGCAAGCGGATCAGCCATGTACATGGCGTATCTGCACATGCCATTCCCGGTGATGCTGCTTTGGAAGATGTAATCAATGCGCTAATCGCAGCTGCACTCAGAAATTTTGGCTCCCTCGATATTGTGGTTGCCAATTCAGGGATCACACTTTTCGGGGCTTTTTTGGAGTACTCCCGAGAAGACTTTATGCAAGTGACCCAGATCAATCAGGCGGGAACTTTCTTTCTGGCCCAGGCTGCTGCAAGAGTGATGAAGGATCAGCCCAATGGAGGAGCATTGCTTTTCACTTCATCCGTCACAGCCCACCAGAGTCATGAAAATCTCGCTGCTTATGCTATGAGTAAAGCGGCAATAGAGATGCTCGCAAAAAACTTGGTGCTTGAGCTTACTCCTTTTAAGATTCGGGTGAACACCATTGCCCCAGGAGCCACGGTAACCGCAAGAACAACACTTGACCCTGACTATGAATCTACCTGGTCGAAGCTCACTCCCCTGGGTCGGCCCGCCGCAGTTCAGGACATAGCAAATGCCGCAGCATTTTTGGTCTCCGATGAAGCAGAGCATATTACAGGACAAACACTGATCATCGACGGAGGCTGGACCTGTGTCAGCCCTTCTCCATATACTTAA
- a CDS encoding Nif3-like dinuclear metal center hexameric protein has translation MKSNRRNFIKQTGLLASAGLITNPFAAFSTSLKTYTVGEIIDLFVAQVPNSPFAQTVDTLKSGNKNQVVTGIVTTMFATITVIRKAIELNANFIIAHEPTFYNHLDETTWLDNDPIYEFKRKLLDEHGIAVWRNHDYVHSLEIDGVQAGVVRELDWEAFYKQDAVLNLPETTLGDLISHVKSKMNLPALRYVGDLSQKASKILLLPGAIGGRRQIELLMKEKPDVLICGESPEWETPEYVRNANEMGEKLGLIVIGHSASEEGGSGFMAEWIRKNTLGVPVSHIPSGNSLLVK, from the coding sequence ATGAAATCAAACAGAAGAAATTTCATTAAGCAAACAGGCTTACTTGCCAGCGCGGGATTGATTACCAATCCATTTGCTGCTTTTTCTACTTCCCTAAAAACCTACACTGTGGGTGAAATCATAGACTTGTTCGTCGCGCAAGTCCCTAATTCCCCCTTCGCACAGACAGTGGATACCTTGAAATCAGGGAACAAAAACCAAGTCGTCACGGGCATTGTCACCACCATGTTTGCCACGATTACAGTAATCCGAAAAGCCATTGAACTCAATGCAAATTTCATTATTGCCCATGAACCTACTTTTTATAATCATCTGGATGAAACTACTTGGCTTGACAATGACCCTATCTACGAATTCAAACGAAAGCTTCTTGATGAACATGGAATTGCAGTTTGGCGAAACCACGATTATGTCCATAGTCTTGAAATCGACGGAGTACAGGCAGGTGTCGTAAGAGAATTGGATTGGGAGGCGTTTTACAAACAAGATGCAGTTTTAAATCTCCCTGAGACAACACTTGGTGATTTGATCTCCCACGTGAAGTCAAAAATGAATTTACCGGCACTTCGCTACGTCGGCGACCTTTCTCAAAAAGCAAGCAAAATACTTCTCCTGCCGGGAGCAATTGGTGGAAGAAGACAAATCGAGTTGCTTATGAAAGAAAAACCGGATGTATTGATCTGTGGAGAAAGTCCTGAATGGGAAACACCTGAGTACGTTCGAAATGCAAATGAAATGGGAGAAAAGCTCGGACTGATTGTCATTGGCCATTCGGCAAGCGAAGAGGGCGGTTCTGGGTTTATGGCCGAGTGGATTAGGAAAAATACCCTGGGAGTTCCTGTATCCCATATCCCCTCCGGGAATTCCCTACTGGTAAAATAA